From a single Populus nigra chromosome 18, ddPopNigr1.1, whole genome shotgun sequence genomic region:
- the LOC133678059 gene encoding protein ROOT HAIR DEFECTIVE 3 homolog 2-like isoform X1: protein MAEDCCRFQLISGDGVLNMELENFTRTTNLSQRGLFYVVVAIMGPQSGRKSTLLNKLFQTNFRMMDAEEGRSQTTQGIWIGKGIGIEPFTIAMDVEGSDNAGKEAKFSGSNIWYQSLNTRLNQKPLRKHEFNEKSSWRVKVVLCSQPFLSSMGIMIIGACSWRIFCDLKNTGDW from the exons ATGGCGGAAGATTGTTGTCGCTTCCAACTGATTAGCGGCGACGGTGTTTTAAACATGGAACTCGAAAACTTCACGAGGACCACAAACCTCTCACAACGCGGTCTCTTCTATGTTGTTGTTGCAATTATGGGCCCCCAGAGTGGcc GGAAGAGCACCCTCTTGAACAAGCTCTTTCAGACAAATTTCAGGATGATGGATGCAGAAGAAGGAAG gagTCAAACAACCCAAGGCATTTGGATTGGGAAGGGTATTGGTATCGAGCCTTTCACAATTGCCATGGACGTGGAGGGATCGGACAACGCAGGGAAAGAGGCCAA ATTTTCTGGTTCcaacatttggtatcagagcctcaaCACAAGGCTTAATCAAAAGCCTTTAAGAAAACATGAGTTCAATGAGAAGAGTTCATGGCGAGTGAAAGTAGTTTTGTGCAGTCAGCCATTCTTAAGTTCGATGGGCATTATGATCATTGGAGCATGTTCATGGAGAATTTTTTGCGATTTAAAGAATACTGGGGATTGGTAG
- the LOC133678059 gene encoding protein ROOT HAIR DEFECTIVE 3 homolog 2-like isoform X2 yields MAEDCCRFQLISGDGVLNMELENFTRTTNLSQRGLFYVVVAIMGPQSGRKSTLLNKLFQTNFRMMDAEEGRSQTTQGIWIGKGIGIEPFTIAMDVEGSDNAGKEAKCCKIVGC; encoded by the exons ATGGCGGAAGATTGTTGTCGCTTCCAACTGATTAGCGGCGACGGTGTTTTAAACATGGAACTCGAAAACTTCACGAGGACCACAAACCTCTCACAACGCGGTCTCTTCTATGTTGTTGTTGCAATTATGGGCCCCCAGAGTGGcc GGAAGAGCACCCTCTTGAACAAGCTCTTTCAGACAAATTTCAGGATGATGGATGCAGAAGAAGGAAG gagTCAAACAACCCAAGGCATTTGGATTGGGAAGGGTATTGGTATCGAGCCTTTCACAATTGCCATGGACGTGGAGGGATCGGACAACGCAGGGAAAGAGGCCAA GTGTTGTAAAATCGTGGGTTGTTGA